A section of the Telopea speciosissima isolate NSW1024214 ecotype Mountain lineage chromosome 3, Tspe_v1, whole genome shotgun sequence genome encodes:
- the LOC122653849 gene encoding chaperone protein ClpC2, chloroplastic-like: MEKLKTPFKMDTLLKYGSDLTQMALEHKFDPVIGRENEMENVMRILCKRKKNNPCLIGEPGVGKTVVAEGLAQKIVNEVNLPPRLEKKKVISLDMARLIGGASNRGEFEERLTNVVDEVKQSEGEIILFIDEIHTLVGTGSGGTALDAANILKPALARGELKCIGATTHNEYRKHIEEDSALERRFQPVLVPEPSVEDAILILQGLRKLHENFHNVRYTDEALVAAVRLSKQDISGRFLPDKAIDLIDEAGAHVQLHQANRHVSTQVPLVTEMDMRRIVSAWAGMPLEKISQEESGRLLNMEKILHEHVIGQDEAVVAISQAIRRARVGVRNPDRPIASFIFSGPTGVGKTELAKVLASEYFGTKEAMIRLDMSEYMERHSVAKLIGSPPGYIGHEDGGQLTKAVRRRCHTVILFDEIEKAHPDVFNILLQILEDGRLTDCKGRTLDFKNTILIMTSNIGCSLIIKQGVHKSKVAEELGKYFRPEFLNRLDEVIVFRSLTKLEIKEIANKMLDEVCKRLEAKKIFLQVTEAFKDKLVEQGYRPQYGARPLRRAITRLLEDKLADKILSGDIKEGDSILVSGVNGELKKIHYRM, encoded by the exons atggagaagcttaaAACTCCGTTTAAGATGGATACCCTGCTCAAGTACGGCAGTGACCTAACCCAAATGGCCCTTGAG CACAAATTTGACCCTGTTATAGGAAGGGAAAATGAGATGGAGAACGTCATGCGAATCTTAtgcaaaaggaagaagaacaatcccTGTCTCATTGGAGAGCCTGGTGTTGGCAAGACAGTGGTTGCTGAAGGCCTAGCACAAAAAATTGTCAATGAAGTTAATTTACCACCTAgacttgagaagaagaag GTGATTTCATTGGATATGGCGCGTTTGATTGGCGGTGCAAGTAACCGAGGTGAATTCGAGGAGAGGTTAACCAATGTGGTAGATGAAGTAAAACAAAGTGAAGGTGAAATAATACTATTCATTGATGAAATACACACTCTGGTTGGAACAGGATCAGGAGGTACTGCACTTGATGCTGCTAATATACTTAAACCAGCTCTTGCTAGAGGTGAACTTAAG TGTATTGGTGCCACAACACATAATGAATACAGGAAACACATTGAGGAAGACTCGGCTCTGGAAAGGCGTTTTCAGCCCGTACTAGTTCCTGAACCATCGGTTGAGGACGCAATTTTAATCTTACAAGGCCTACGTAAACTTCATGAGAACTTCCACAATGTTCGTTACACTGATGAAGCTCTGGTTGCTGCTGTAAGATTGTCAAAGCAGGACATCAG TGGCCGCTTCCTACCTGATAAGGCAATAGATTTGATAGACGAAGCAGGAGCCCATGTTCAACTTCATCAAGCTAATAGACATGTATCAACTCAAGTACCACTAGTTACAGAAATGGATATGAGGCGAATTGTGTCTGCTTGGGCTGGAATGCCTCTGGAAAAAATATCACAGGAAGAGTCTGGCCGCCTACTTAACATGGAGAAAATCCTCCATGAGCATGTCATAGGTCAGGATGAGGCTGTGGTAGCAATTAGTCAGGCCATTCGCCGAGCCCGAGTTGGTGTTAGGAACCCTGATCGTCCCATTGCCAGCTTCATATTCAGTGGACCAACTGGAGTTGGTAAAACTGAACTAGCCAAGGTTTTGGCAAGTGAATACTTCGGTACAAAAGAAGCAATGATCAGACTAGATATGAGTGAATACATGGAGAGACACAGTGTGGCCAAGTTAATTGGTTCACCTCCTGGCTATATAGGCCATGAAGATGGTGGCCAGCTGACCAAAGCTGTTCGTCGCCGGTGCCACACAGTTATACTCTTTGATGAGATTGAAAAGGCTCACCCTGATGTGTTCAATATATTACTCCAAATTTTAGAAGATGGGAGATTGACAGATTGTAAGGGTAGGACTCTGGATTTTAAAAATACTATACTTATTATGACATCCAATATTGGTTGTAGTTTGATCATAAAGCAGGGGGTTCATAAGAGCAAGGTTGCAGAGGAACTAGGAAAATATTTCAGGCCTGAGTTCCTGAACAGGTTAGATGAAGTCATAGTCTTCAGGTCCCTGACCAAATTGGAGATAAAGGAAATTGCAAACAAAATGCTGGATGAGGTGTGTAAGCGTCTTGAGGCAAAGAAGATCTTTCTTCAGGTAACTGAAGCATTCAAAGATAAGCTAGTTGAACAAGGTTACCGTCCACAGTATGGTGCGAGACCATTGAGAAGGGCAATAACAAGACTTTTGGAAGACAAGTTAGCAGATAAGATCCTCTCTGGAGATATTAAAGAGGGAGACTCGATACTTGTGAGTGGTGTAAATGGCGAACTGAAAAAGATCCATTATAGGATGTAG
- the LOC122654610 gene encoding serine carboxypeptidase-like 45 isoform X3 translates to MHSLPWKAIVTTVALIQLCFSMEVVESSLSLPDKITMLPGQPHVSFQQFSGYVIVDDRKHRALFYYFAEAETDPASKPLVLWLNGGPGCSSLGVGAFSENGPFRPSGEILVRNEYSWNREANMLYLETPIGVGFSYSTDTSSYEAVNDMVTGHYVPQLAELMIQFNKKERLFNLKGIALGNPVLEFATDFNSRAEFFWSHGLISDSTYRIFSSACNYSRYVSEYYRGSISPICSRVMSQVSRETSRFVDKYDVTLDVCMSSVLAQSKVLSPQQVTERIDVCIEDETVNYLNRRDVQKALHARLVGVKRWAVCSNILDYEMLNLEIPTIPILGSLIKAGIPVLVYSGDQDSVIPLTGSRTLVHGLAEKLGLNTTVPYRVWFERKQVGGWTQVYGNVLSFATIRGASHEAPFSQPERSLVLFKAFLDGRPLPEVF, encoded by the exons ATGCATTCTCTACCGTGGAAAGCCATTGTTACTACTGTAGCTCTGATCCAACTTTGTTTTTCAATGGAGGTGGTAGAGTCTTCTCTATCTCTGCCTGACAAAATCACTATGTTACCTGGGCAACCCCATGTCAGTTTCCAGCAATTTTCAGGTTATGTTATAGTGGACGACAGGAAACACCGAGCTCTTTTCTACTACTTTGCCGAAGCAGAAACAGATCCAGCTTCAAAGCCTCTTGTTCTCTGGCTAAATGGAG GGCCTGGTTGTTCTTCTCTTGGAGTTGGTGCATTCTCCGAAAATGGGCCTTTCAGGCCAAGTGGAGAGATTTTGGTGAGAAATGAGTATAGCTGGAACAGAG AAGCAAATATGTTATACCTGGAAACACCTATAGGGGTTGGCTTTTCTTATTCAACTGATACATCGTCGTACGAGGCCGTGAATGATATGGTAACAG GTCACTATGTTCCTCAACTTGCAGAGCTCATGATTCAGTTCAACAAGAAGGAGAGGTTGTTCAATTTGAAAGGAATTGCT CTGGGAAATCCAGTTCTAGAATTCGCAACAGACTTCAATTCAAGAGCTGAATTCTTCTGGTCTCATGGGTTGATATCAGATTCCACATACAGAATTTTCTCTTCTGCCTGTAACTACTCTCGGTATGTGAGTGAGTACTATAGAGGGTCTATTTCGCCTATTTGCTCGAGAGTTATGAGCCAGGTGAGTAGAGAAACGAGTAGATTTGTGGACAAGTATGATGTTACACTTGATGTCTGCATGTCATCAGTGCTCGCACAATCCAAAGTTCTTAGTCCCCAA CAAGTTACAGAGAGGATAGATGTCTGCATCGAAGACGAAACAGTAAATTATTTAAACAGACGAGATGTGCAGAAGGCTCTTCATGCACGTCTTGTAGGTGTCAAAAGATGGGCTGTTTGCAGCAA TATTCTTGATTATGAGATGCTTAACCTGGAGATACCTACAATTCCTATATTGGGCTCTCTAATTAAGGCAGGAATTCCTGTCTTAGTTTACAG TGGCGATCAAGATTCTGTTATTCCATTGACCGGGAGCCGGACACTGGTCCATGGCCTAGCAGAGAAGTTAGGCCTGAACACTACAGTACCTTACCGAGTTTGGTTTGAAAGGAAGCAA GTTGGGGGATGGACTCAGGTGTATGGTAATGTCCTTTCATTTGCAACCATCAGAGGAGCTTCTCATGAAGCTCCATTCTCACAACCAGAGAGATCACTTGTGCTATTCAAGGCATTTTTGGATGGCAGACCTCTACCAGAAGTATTCTGA
- the LOC122654610 gene encoding serine carboxypeptidase-like 45 isoform X1: MHSLPWKAIVTTVALIQLCFSMEVVESSLSLPDKITMLPGQPHVSFQQFSGYVIVDDRKHRALFYYFAEAETDPASKPLVLWLNGGPGCSSLGVGAFSENGPFRPSGEILVRNEYSWNREANMLYLETPIGVGFSYSTDTSSYEAVNDMVTARDNLVFLQRWFVKFPEYRQRDLFITGESYAGHYVPQLAELMIQFNKKERLFNLKGIALGNPVLEFATDFNSRAEFFWSHGLISDSTYRIFSSACNYSRYVSEYYRGSISPICSRVMSQVSRETSRFVDKYDVTLDVCMSSVLAQSKVLSPQQVTERIDVCIEDETVNYLNRRDVQKALHARLVGVKRWAVCSNILDYEMLNLEIPTIPILGSLIKAGIPVLVYSGDQDSVIPLTGSRTLVHGLAEKLGLNTTVPYRVWFERKQVGGWTQVYGNVLSFATIRGASHEAPFSQPERSLVLFKAFLDGRPLPEVF; this comes from the exons ATGCATTCTCTACCGTGGAAAGCCATTGTTACTACTGTAGCTCTGATCCAACTTTGTTTTTCAATGGAGGTGGTAGAGTCTTCTCTATCTCTGCCTGACAAAATCACTATGTTACCTGGGCAACCCCATGTCAGTTTCCAGCAATTTTCAGGTTATGTTATAGTGGACGACAGGAAACACCGAGCTCTTTTCTACTACTTTGCCGAAGCAGAAACAGATCCAGCTTCAAAGCCTCTTGTTCTCTGGCTAAATGGAG GGCCTGGTTGTTCTTCTCTTGGAGTTGGTGCATTCTCCGAAAATGGGCCTTTCAGGCCAAGTGGAGAGATTTTGGTGAGAAATGAGTATAGCTGGAACAGAG AAGCAAATATGTTATACCTGGAAACACCTATAGGGGTTGGCTTTTCTTATTCAACTGATACATCGTCGTACGAGGCCGTGAATGATATGGTAACAG CCAGAGATAATCTTGTGTTCTTGCAACGCTGGTTTGTCAAGTTCCCAGAATATAGGCAAAGAGATCTGTTCATAACAGGGGAAAGCTATGCTg GTCACTATGTTCCTCAACTTGCAGAGCTCATGATTCAGTTCAACAAGAAGGAGAGGTTGTTCAATTTGAAAGGAATTGCT CTGGGAAATCCAGTTCTAGAATTCGCAACAGACTTCAATTCAAGAGCTGAATTCTTCTGGTCTCATGGGTTGATATCAGATTCCACATACAGAATTTTCTCTTCTGCCTGTAACTACTCTCGGTATGTGAGTGAGTACTATAGAGGGTCTATTTCGCCTATTTGCTCGAGAGTTATGAGCCAGGTGAGTAGAGAAACGAGTAGATTTGTGGACAAGTATGATGTTACACTTGATGTCTGCATGTCATCAGTGCTCGCACAATCCAAAGTTCTTAGTCCCCAA CAAGTTACAGAGAGGATAGATGTCTGCATCGAAGACGAAACAGTAAATTATTTAAACAGACGAGATGTGCAGAAGGCTCTTCATGCACGTCTTGTAGGTGTCAAAAGATGGGCTGTTTGCAGCAA TATTCTTGATTATGAGATGCTTAACCTGGAGATACCTACAATTCCTATATTGGGCTCTCTAATTAAGGCAGGAATTCCTGTCTTAGTTTACAG TGGCGATCAAGATTCTGTTATTCCATTGACCGGGAGCCGGACACTGGTCCATGGCCTAGCAGAGAAGTTAGGCCTGAACACTACAGTACCTTACCGAGTTTGGTTTGAAAGGAAGCAA GTTGGGGGATGGACTCAGGTGTATGGTAATGTCCTTTCATTTGCAACCATCAGAGGAGCTTCTCATGAAGCTCCATTCTCACAACCAGAGAGATCACTTGTGCTATTCAAGGCATTTTTGGATGGCAGACCTCTACCAGAAGTATTCTGA
- the LOC122654610 gene encoding serine carboxypeptidase-like 45 isoform X2 gives MHSLPWKAIVTTVALIQLCFSMEVVESSLSLPDKITMLPGQPHVSFQQFSGYVIVDDRKHRALFYYFAEAETDPASKPLVLWLNGGPGCSSLGVGAFSENGPFRPSGEILVRNEYSWNREANMLYLETPIGVGFSYSTDTSSYEAVNDMVTGIDNLVFLQRWFVKFPEYRQRDLFITGESYAGHYVPQLAELMIQFNKKERLFNLKGIALGNPVLEFATDFNSRAEFFWSHGLISDSTYRIFSSACNYSRYVSEYYRGSISPICSRVMSQVSRETSRFVDKYDVTLDVCMSSVLAQSKVLSPQQVTERIDVCIEDETVNYLNRRDVQKALHARLVGVKRWAVCSNILDYEMLNLEIPTIPILGSLIKAGIPVLVYSGDQDSVIPLTGSRTLVHGLAEKLGLNTTVPYRVWFERKQVGGWTQVYGNVLSFATIRGASHEAPFSQPERSLVLFKAFLDGRPLPEVF, from the exons ATGCATTCTCTACCGTGGAAAGCCATTGTTACTACTGTAGCTCTGATCCAACTTTGTTTTTCAATGGAGGTGGTAGAGTCTTCTCTATCTCTGCCTGACAAAATCACTATGTTACCTGGGCAACCCCATGTCAGTTTCCAGCAATTTTCAGGTTATGTTATAGTGGACGACAGGAAACACCGAGCTCTTTTCTACTACTTTGCCGAAGCAGAAACAGATCCAGCTTCAAAGCCTCTTGTTCTCTGGCTAAATGGAG GGCCTGGTTGTTCTTCTCTTGGAGTTGGTGCATTCTCCGAAAATGGGCCTTTCAGGCCAAGTGGAGAGATTTTGGTGAGAAATGAGTATAGCTGGAACAGAG AAGCAAATATGTTATACCTGGAAACACCTATAGGGGTTGGCTTTTCTTATTCAACTGATACATCGTCGTACGAGGCCGTGAATGATATGGTAACAGGCAT AGATAATCTTGTGTTCTTGCAACGCTGGTTTGTCAAGTTCCCAGAATATAGGCAAAGAGATCTGTTCATAACAGGGGAAAGCTATGCTg GTCACTATGTTCCTCAACTTGCAGAGCTCATGATTCAGTTCAACAAGAAGGAGAGGTTGTTCAATTTGAAAGGAATTGCT CTGGGAAATCCAGTTCTAGAATTCGCAACAGACTTCAATTCAAGAGCTGAATTCTTCTGGTCTCATGGGTTGATATCAGATTCCACATACAGAATTTTCTCTTCTGCCTGTAACTACTCTCGGTATGTGAGTGAGTACTATAGAGGGTCTATTTCGCCTATTTGCTCGAGAGTTATGAGCCAGGTGAGTAGAGAAACGAGTAGATTTGTGGACAAGTATGATGTTACACTTGATGTCTGCATGTCATCAGTGCTCGCACAATCCAAAGTTCTTAGTCCCCAA CAAGTTACAGAGAGGATAGATGTCTGCATCGAAGACGAAACAGTAAATTATTTAAACAGACGAGATGTGCAGAAGGCTCTTCATGCACGTCTTGTAGGTGTCAAAAGATGGGCTGTTTGCAGCAA TATTCTTGATTATGAGATGCTTAACCTGGAGATACCTACAATTCCTATATTGGGCTCTCTAATTAAGGCAGGAATTCCTGTCTTAGTTTACAG TGGCGATCAAGATTCTGTTATTCCATTGACCGGGAGCCGGACACTGGTCCATGGCCTAGCAGAGAAGTTAGGCCTGAACACTACAGTACCTTACCGAGTTTGGTTTGAAAGGAAGCAA GTTGGGGGATGGACTCAGGTGTATGGTAATGTCCTTTCATTTGCAACCATCAGAGGAGCTTCTCATGAAGCTCCATTCTCACAACCAGAGAGATCACTTGTGCTATTCAAGGCATTTTTGGATGGCAGACCTCTACCAGAAGTATTCTGA